Proteins from a genomic interval of Acidimicrobiales bacterium:
- a CDS encoding IMP dehydrogenase → MAEIEIGRGKDGRRGISLDEVSIVPTRRTRAVGDVELSWKIDAYKFALPFLAAGIERPIEADDAIAIGRLGGLALVDLEALWAARPDAGALRDHIAQIKAADVRVAAAVGVPHAEELAPHAISAEADILVIHDGVISAEVVTADGAGLNLKTFIRTLDIPVIVGGCASYSAALHLMRTGAAGVIVGVDRSELGIGVPLATAIGDVRSARVRHLDETGVYCHLIARGDIRSGADAARAVACGADAVLVDSSVLIGADPQGGDMVEHLRESMALCGYTDLKAFQKAEVVVR, encoded by the coding sequence GTGGCCGAGATCGAGATCGGGCGAGGCAAGGACGGGCGTCGGGGCATCAGTCTCGACGAGGTTTCGATCGTGCCCACCCGGCGCACCCGTGCGGTCGGCGACGTCGAGTTGTCCTGGAAGATCGACGCCTACAAGTTCGCGTTGCCGTTCCTCGCCGCGGGCATCGAGCGGCCGATCGAGGCCGATGACGCCATCGCCATCGGCCGACTCGGCGGCCTTGCGCTGGTCGACCTCGAGGCGCTCTGGGCCGCTCGTCCCGATGCCGGCGCCCTGCGTGACCACATCGCGCAGATCAAGGCGGCCGACGTGCGCGTGGCCGCCGCGGTCGGTGTCCCCCACGCGGAAGAACTCGCCCCCCACGCCATCTCCGCCGAGGCCGACATCCTGGTGATCCACGATGGCGTCATCTCCGCCGAGGTCGTCACCGCCGACGGCGCCGGTCTCAATCTCAAGACGTTCATCCGCACGCTCGACATCCCGGTCATCGTCGGTGGCTGCGCCAGCTACTCGGCGGCCCTGCATCTGATGCGGACCGGCGCGGCCGGCGTGATCGTGGGTGTCGACCGCAGCGAGCTCGGCATCGGCGTGCCGCTGGCCACTGCGATCGGCGACGTGCGTTCCGCCCGTGTCCGCCATCTCGACGAAACCGGCGTCTACTGCCACCTCATCGCCCGCGGCGACATCCGCTCCGGCGCTGACGCAGCCAGGGCGGTTGCCTGTGGTGCCGACGCCGTCCTCGTCGACTCGTCGGTCCTGATCGGTGCCGACCCGCAGGGCGGCGACATGGTCGAACATCTCCGCGAGTCGATGGCGCTGTGTGGCTACACCGATCTGAAGGCGTTCCAGAAGGCAGAGGTGGTCGTCCGATGA